In Pomacea canaliculata isolate SZHN2017 linkage group LG12, ASM307304v1, whole genome shotgun sequence, a single genomic region encodes these proteins:
- the LOC112577411 gene encoding eukaryotic translation initiation factor 2-alpha kinase 1-like, with amino-acid sequence MPPHKIIMGHKRNVHHKADFKQRLSLKPIQTFDRSDVRMLDMSAESAVAKTVAIPRSIPPHLLMTSILEQICHSYVKDPVKAQQLFKVICEQLSKLKIISPLSFMDEMRSLRVQHRMLFQNLLRKALESINKDEQMLALPSALNVRVERISSISEEVISSQTSRYKSEFEELGRLGKGGYGLVYKARNHLDGRIYAVKKIRFRKKNMESLLRLLREVKALAKLSHTHIVGYNGAWMEYDSPHASGERGLLKRHQSYSSSSSKDLFEDNVFFESVQYVNKNENSTQHQASFHRSISCNMNSSSSREDLQVLTKEQGLRIERNYQFKLTITLYIQMELCTSTLQDWMTERNAKIGAAEELTQNCREIMHIFHQILQGVDYIHSNGMIHRDLKPRNIFMQADGHVKIGDFGLAKDYIMQTSAETLLSPSPQSEGEGFWFDSSDHTLGVGTKTYAAPEQMKGTMYDSKCDMYSLGVILFEMCQHFKTDMERIKTIEELRRGKLPDHFILHWKPQTEAVKSLTDVNPSKRPSAKDLLRSRLFLTAEQRIKMLEDTVAEKDAEINQLRQELKEKERQLREKVVQLSAERNKTGMFQFPNR; translated from the exons ATGCCACCACATAAAATCATAATGGGACATAAAAGGAATGTCCATCACAAAGCTGACTTCAAGCAACGATTGAGTCTGAAACCTATACAAACTTTTGATA GGTCGGATGTTAGGATGCTGGACATGTCAGCTGAATCAGCTGTAGCTAAAACTGTAGCTATTCCACGAAGCATACCTCCCCATCTTCTGATGACCTCCATTCTGGAACAGATTTGCCACAGCTATGTCAAGGACCCTGTTAAAGCACAGCAGCTATTTAAAG tgatcTGTGAACAGCTGAGCAAACTGAAGATCATCTCTCCACTGAGCTTTATGGACGAAATGCGGAGTCTGCGTGTGCAGCATCGCATGCTGTTTCAAAACTTGTTACGCAAGGCCTTGGAGTCCATTAACAAG GATGAACAGATGTTGGCACTGCCTTCGGCTCTTAATGtcag agtggAACGCATATCAAGCATATCAGAGGAAGTGATCAGTTCTCAGACCTCACGCTACAAAAGTGAATTTGAGGAGCTTGGGAGACTTGGCAAAGGAGGCTATGGTTTGGTATATAAG GCTCGCAATCATCTTGATGGGCGGATTtatgcagtaaaaaaaattcgttTCCGTAAGAAGAACATGGAATCATTACTGAGG TTGCTGAGAGAAGTGAAGGCACTGGCCAAACTGTCACACACCCATATTGTTGGTTATAATGGTGCTTGGATGGAGTACGATAGCCCACATGCATCAG GAGAGAGGGGACTGCTGAAGAGACATCAGAGCTATTCTAGTTCAAGCTCAAAGGACTTGTTTGAAGATAATGTGTTCTTTGAAAGTGTACAGTAtgtgaacaaaaatgaaaacagcaccCAACATCAAGCATCATTTCACAGGAGTATCAGCTGCAACATGAACTCAAGTTCCAGCCGAGAAGACTTGCAGGTATTAACTAAAGAACAAGGACTTAGGATTGAACGCAACTACCAATTCAAG CTTACCATAACTCTGTACATCCAAATGGAACTGTGCACATCTACACTCCAGGACTGGATGACAGAGAGAAATGCAAAGATTGGAGCAGCAGAAG AACTTACACAGAACTGTAGGGAAATCATGCACATTTTTCATCAAATTCTGCAAGGTGTGGACTACATCCATTCCAATGGCATGATCCACAGGGATCTAAAG ccTCGAAATATTTTCATGCAAGCAGATGGCCATGTAAAGATTGGAGACTTTGGCCTTGCCAAAGACTATATCATGCAGACATCGGCCGAAACATTGTTATCTCCATCTCCGCAATCAGAAGGAG AGGGATTCTGGTTTGACAGTTCAGATCACACACTGGGTGTGGGCACAAAGACCTATGCAGCTCCAGAACAGATGAAAGGCACTATGTATGACAGCAAG tgtGATATGTACAGTCTAGGAGTAATTCTGTTTGAGATGTGCCAGCACTTCAAGACTGATATGGAACGCATTAAAACTATAGAAGAACTCAGACGTGGAAAGCTACCTGaccattttattttgcactGGAAACCCCAG ACAGAAGCTGTGAAGAGTTTGACTGATGTAAATCCCTCAAAGCGACCTTCTGCAAAGGACCTGCTGAGAAGTCGGCTGTTTCTGACAGCTGAACAA AGAATCAAGATGCTTGAAGACACTGTAGCTGAAAAAGATGCAGAGATTAACCAGCTTCGCCAAGAGCTCAAGGAAAAGGAGAGGCAACTGCGAGAAAAGGTTGTACAACTGTCAGCAGAACGGAACAAGACTGGCATGTTCCAGTTTCCTAACAGATGA
- the LOC112577412 gene encoding PR domain zinc finger protein 5-like, which translates to MFSMKSEMQVPCTLIETETKYMAEAQEDLSDNVIPKAESSFCSDYNATKCLQNDFMQHDSIFGQELHNIKIDPTAQTNWKCENVLKVEMNSQDSTSFIKIEQQHSHILKKEWSHMTEHNHIVKMERSWPGQDAISKLDSDNEFYWICQGDTYELKTQYAKGPVTSEVKHEDHSGQGVGSAVKSEQTKSHTQSTIMEHLKAQSVPQEVEWNCRKNKDILACISSPELQDVDVARCKNTQATNIVTESPQHERNVNVTEASFSTESEKQHPSSDIESDKCKVCMSSFHFPSLPKKHMSDHTGKPHKCRTCKAAFKRLSDLKSHMWVHREEKPHQCSQKVKNKTEEERPMLMIQEMELASAV; encoded by the exons ATGTTTTCCATGAAGAGCGAGATGCAGGTCCCATGTACACTCATAGAGACTGAAACGAAATATATGGCTGAGGCACAAGAAGACCTAAGTGATAATGTAAtacctaaagcagaaagttcattttgctctgattataatgcgacaaaatgtttacagaatgatttcatgcagcatgacagtatctttggccaagaactccataatataaaaattgatccaACTGCACAGACAAACTGGAAGTGTGAGAATGTTCTGAAAGTGGAGATGAATTCTCAAGATTCtacttctttcattaaaattgaacagCAGCACAGTCACATTCTGAAGAAAGAATGGTCACATATGACTGAGCATAATCATATAGTAAAGATGGAGAGATCATGGCCTGGCCAGGATGCAATTTCTAAacttgatagtgataatgaattttattggatCTGCCAAGGTGATACTTATGAACTGAAGACACAGTATGCAAAAGGACCAGTCACTTCTGAGGTTAAGCATGAGGATCACTCTGGTCAAGGCGTTGGTTCTGCAGTAAagtcagagcagacaaaatcacacactcagtccACAATAATGGAGCACTTGAAGGCACAGAGTGTACCACAGGAAGTGGAGTGGaattgcaggaaaaataaagatattttagcatGTATATCATCACCTGAACTTCAAGATGTGGATGTTGCTAGATGCAAAAATACACAGGCGACGAATATTGTGACTGAAAGTCCTCAgcatgagagaaatgtaaatgtgacagaagcAAGCTTCAGTACTGAGTCAGAAAAACAGCACCCTAGTAGTGATATTGAATCTGATAAGTGCAAagtgtgtatgtcttcattccattttcCATCCTTGCCCAAAAAACACATGTCGGACCACACTGGTAAACCTCACAAATGCAGaacatgtaaagctgccttcaaaagattatctgatttgaaaagtcatatgtgGGTTCACAGGGAggagaagcctcaccagtgcagt CAaaaggttaaaaacaaaactgaggaGGAGCGACCCATGCTAATGATCCAGGAAATGGAGTTAGCATCTGCTGTCTGA